Proteins from a genomic interval of Neodiprion lecontei isolate iyNeoLeco1 chromosome 2, iyNeoLeco1.1, whole genome shotgun sequence:
- the LOC107224461 gene encoding multiple epidermal growth factor-like domains protein 8 isoform X1: MWWTKVIGIWLATWGCLFRGINLAPQASKKQVPCDKTRKVFTDSWGIITDGPTGSNYTQDSHCEWLIKADNSRQFITLIFRTMETECSYDYVFVYDGDSFRSPLLGSFSGKTGPQNVTSSSGYMLILLYSDTNYVLNGFQAEFSVTNCPNNCTGHGVCLQNTCVCESEWGGKDCSRALCPDKCGGGVCKRGRCLCHSGYSGQSCSLDRRDAVGNRWHWLSHSEGGMTPRAAHTAVYVNETDALYVFGGYDLNHILGNLEVYRFSNSQWEDEYGVVLEGASSPDYLDPMLITSELEKAGPGGEERFGLRPTSFFRNLLYSIKDNSTFSLRHRATVEAGQHGWRELRNTPEHRERERKEQEAREKELRERRERNERNEKLRRKHLTRRPRPRYTRFAELDEDSDEPAPKTDDDMSNWEDKISASNPLDENPYIQEIIEPKFTTESTIVKEDCTTQNLDELPKPTSRYGHAACRYEGGFVIYGGKVEDGSLSNELWHYDVVKRTWTLRAKNSPFYPPRLTRHSLTLVNDEIYLFGGSTIDGEFSSNLYKISLNLSDETASERWREVRPRGGKELDVRVVAHSTVYHQPTNSLLIYGGVVASVARFSKLSDRMFVFQLDRKVWSEIHYPRAPLRDTYVPRERAFHTSTIIGNYLVVFGGYSHRHNKEEICYGNQMYLYHLGCHAWVSHDILGQSDKSDSSPHSQYPKQQGVFAHAADVRNGNTLLLVGGYHGNVNADLLAYTLPPMLAPRDGDYIEPEQICSRHKRLADCAANPECGWCSADETCYGRTVGSNCTTNLQTTRCPGICPALGDCHSCLIHGQPGGRWGTSARGGTSVSNKLNLGTCTWCVQNARCHHKDDNYGVCGLREDTASQIPGWWGSKGTEIAKVEECRELDRRPGLTFLKYKPPVNFSQPDSVAIVNATTVDFNVPSMQGAKTESGLGGEMIARLLGFLRPPQSVWESTAEHLKICVSYNSATLHVSHSDDARELALVANLTAEASQCIPTNWPDGNPTMLLPGRYLLDFESRRMVTTNYAYASKMEITHNKRNENPKVFTFEYLEPFQNGSCHQYHNCLHCLTDSSCGWCEITNKCMSRSSNETENCAANVEWDDDGQPISEWHYLTITPSTCANCSNYISCESCVGSNLCEWWTEEAKCARIGRLPNAVASVDRCPVPCRQRSSCTQCLDERGRCVWCEATQECFSFSVYTSEYQFGLCREWMDQAGLMGITSRSSSTLTGIDQCKSCGRHANCSSCLHSLSCGWCYSLENPITGVCVQGDFNQPHVNCSAAINARQNSTLNPENAGWAYAQCPDVDECDLGLHDCHPNAACTNTHGSFSCQCKRGFNGDGRENCTKTCYEKCVNGYCSEAPDYKCECNLGWTGPDCRTNCGCYNHSTCVQGPGVCDECQNWTTGKYCEECKAGSFGNATTSLGCSKCNCNEHGDKDSGVCDRQTGICFCRDNTKGNNCELCEMGYYGDPRNGGMCYYGCMARGMLGGETAGRQGLGSRHSQVALLETQQGGPPTRECLWIVSPASGLSPDTMTPSIQSVIQFTLHDDIDISCQENSVYVYDGLPDFVSTTTSHQSQLLGVYCTESTNYPVTVEAKSGFLTVHYKQLDDVEGFNASYVVMTCNNCPDNRECRNGNCLCKTGFVGINCDIELCPNNCTALKKQGICDKSYGHCACTSGYGGRDCSVKIKENQLVFTELFNSEYLADNLDHLRKTLPRFGHSLVADRRGSLWMFGGYSLSNGPLNDIRLFDTKNNTWMPVTVESTSEASMPQGRYFHAAEIVHSRQQIYVYGGLSVKEEGVQGLSNNTLDDFWKFSLQNQRWSHISQDASKKEPPPLAGHTLTLRRDGESESLILVGGFSPKYGYLETVWEFNLESETWDTINTTGNGPLGVYGHSTVYHARSESFYVFGGYTYSINRTFISNKLYALNYKTRVWSVLPPFIDELTDGSSLPQARFLHSAVTTDEYMVIFGGRQYPRNTTDSLIAYKYSCNLWIRLITTDMEIIGTPPPPAYAHAMTHADPETNAIYVVGGFDGGIKSHVTLINIPEDLCSLWTDKPTCRKYFGCSFCAVTTLSGTNATYCFSNENLDNKEDKCDVNVTQAQRSNGLFCNADWMASRTCANFKTCTECLAQWPYFKGDEPVCKWCKNCPHGKCIPAEKECNDQKKCNLSVSDVNQCGERQCPASDCEKCKSLGNCVWTRQVLKTFELGIKVSAEPVYDWNCVAEDIFNRSSIKMKNTPQDQCDSRCSDHKDCKNCLKGTGAEGGWSECRWSTQLNECISPSYQPLYCAGGVCGLVLRGADSDHCPEPCETFKQCSTCLKHAHCGWCSLDSQNITGQGICTEGSLEAPAEHPAGGTCEMLYDQLYATPETPTTPASVPQLSDSTEEKDNATMPIPAIVIPPKFSWHYVSCPPENECNNGHHTCSPQSEQCVDMEEGFKCICGSGYKSENTTAVNEFGRSICVPVCSQGCVRGTCIEPDVCRCDFGYVGANCSIQCQCNGHSNCAGPDKLDVCLECHNNTMGPQCEKCLPLFVGNPADNGQCVPCLDYCSGHTHVCINESMIVTDPSEVGKMSPEMLMEKLVEGPIANARCVECKNNTKGDKCAECISGNFRGTEDLRDVCRPCECHGHGDTCDAVTGEKCNCGNNTESEQNCASGPIKAANTGATPCWMVQCSKCRENYAGTPTMGHQCYKTVTVDNKMCFDSKLIDLHHAFMSGGSHDECKVKPKPLNPGQTVFYMVQPRFMNVDIRVMVDVTQGALDLFLSPRDDSFVVSLNSSTGYQDVELDSRFKVRNDYHDDWLDNHPYNRMRRVEFHPQESSSSQSNGTTTTESNWNSAAQYIVMERYAEGLATFVTVEQRNTFLVIRNLTNRLVLTLPQDRHELGQTKFHIALRAIDAPSPEINGRAAYGMIFFRQDQLHIDLFVFFSVFFSCFFLFLAACVVAWKTKQAADIRRARRRHVVEMLHMAKRPFASATILYDRDGCSGLSPSSPLRKGRRSKQMNFHSDVRPVAVEPTDDGVAAVATVFIRLPGGRQAPVKLALGSSLILLARVHPVNGRAFLRRRNSHAPN, encoded by the exons TCAATGGATTTCAAGCAGAATTCTCAGTCACAAATTGCCCAAACAATTGCACAGGCCATGGAGTGTGCCTACAGAACACATGCGTTTGTGAAAGCGAATGGGGAGGTAAGGACTGTTCGAGAGCTCTCTGCCCAGACAAATGTGGAGGTGGTGTATGCAAAAGAGGAAGATGCCTCTGTCACAGTGGATACTCAGGACAATCCTGCTCACTGGACAGAAGAGATGCAGTCGGCAATAG ATGGCATTGGCTGTCACATTCTGAAGGCGGTATGACTCCTCGTGCAGCTCATACTGCTGTTTATGTCAATGAGACGGATGCTCTTTACGTCTTTGGGGGGTATGATCTGAATCACATACTTGGAAATTTGGAAGTATATCGGTTTTCTAACAGCCAATGGGAGGACGAATATGGAGTGGTCCTTG AAGGAGCATCGTCGCCTGATTATCTTGATCCAATGCTGATAACAAGCGAGCTAGAGAAAGCCGGCCCTGGTGGTGAAGAGCGATTCGGCCTACGTCCGACATCGTTTTTTAGAAATCTTCTCTATAGTATCAAAGATAACAGCACATTTAGTTTGAGGCACAGAGCAACTGTTGAGGCTGGCCAACATGGATGGAGAGAGCTAAGAAATACCCCTGAACATCGAGAACGAGAGAGGAAAGAGCAGGAGGCAAGGGAAAAGGAACTCAGGGAGAGACGAGAGAGAAATGAAAGGAACGAAAAACTGAGGCGAAAGCATCTCACCCGGCGCCCGAGACCACG ATATACCAGATTTGCTGAACTCGACGAAGACTCAGATGAGCCTGCCCCAAAGACTGATGATGATATGTCAAATTGGGAAGATAAAATATCCGCAAGTAATCCATTGGACGAAAATCCTTACATTCAGGAAATTATTGAGCCCAAGTTCACGACTGAATCTACAATAGTTAAAGAAGATTGTACGACGCAGAATCTTGACGAGCTACCAAAACCCACTTCGAGATATGGTCATGCTGCTTGCAGATACGAAG GTGGCTTTGTCATATATGGCGGTAAAGTTGAAGATGGTTCACTTTCTAATGAACTTTGGCATTACGATGTTGTAAAACGAACTTGGACTCTGCGTGCCAAAAACTCACCATTTTATCCTCCTCGATTGACAAGACATTCCTTAACTCTAGTCAACGATGAGATATATTTATTCGGGGGAAGTACAATTGATGGAGAATTCTCATCGAATCTTTATAAAATTAGCCTAAATTTGT CTGACGAGACCGCATCGGAAAGGTGGAGAGAAGTGCGTCCCAGGGGTGGCAAGGAGTTGGATGTTCGTGTTGTAGCACATAGTACAGTTTACCATCAACCCACAAATTCTCTTCTGATCTACGGTGGTGTTGTCGCGAGTGTGGCTCGTTTCAGCAAACTTTCCGACAGGATGTTCGTTTTTCAACTTGACAGAAAGGTCTGGTCGGAGATCCATTATCCAAGAGCTCCTCTGAGGGATACATATGTGCCACGGGAACGTGCTTTCCACACAAGCACTATCATAG GAAATTACCTGGTCGTATTTGGTGGATACTCTCATAGGCATAACAAGGAGGAAATTTGCTACGGCAATCAGATGTACCTTTACCATCTTGGCTGTCACGCTTGGGTTAGTCACGACATATTAGGACAGAGCGATAAAT CAGATTCATCTCCCCACTCTCAATATCCCAAACAACAGGGAGTCTTCGCTCATGCCGCGGATGTGAGGAATGGAAATACGTTGCTCCTTGTCGGCGGTTATCATGGCAATGTAAACGCAGACCTCCTTGCTTATACTTTGCCACCGATGCTGGCTCCCAGAGATGGCGATTATATTGAACCAGAACAAATTTGCTCAAGGCATAAACGCCTTGCAGATTGCGCGGCTAATCCTGAATGTGGTTGGTGCTCCGCTGACGAG actTGCTACGGTCGAACTGTTGGTAGTAACTGCACCACAAATTTACAAACGACGAGATGTCCCGGCATTTGTCCAGCGTTGGGAGATTGTCATTCGTGTCTAATTCATGGACAGCCAGGTGGTCGTTGGGGAACAAGCGCAAGGGGTGGAACTTCAGTTTCTAACAAATTGAATCTCGGTACGTGTACATGGTGCGTTCAGAACGCAAGATGCCACCACAAGGATGACAATTATGGTGTGTGCGGTCTGCGGGAAGACACAGCATCTCAGATACCCGGATGGTGGGGTTCAAAGGGGACGGAAATTGCGAAGGTCGAGGAGTGCAGAGAACTGGATCGACGTCCTGGACTAACATTTCTCAAGTATAAACCACCGGTTAATTTTAGCCAGCCTGATTCTGTAGCTATCGTCAATGCGACTACCGTCGACTTTAACGTACCGTCAATGCAAGGGGCCAAAACAGAGTCTGGTCTTGGTGGAGAAATGATCGCTAGACTGCTTGGCTTCCTCAGACCACCTCAATCTGTCTGGGAAAGCACCGCCGAACATCTAAAGATTTGCGTAAGCTATAATAGTGCAACTCTTCACGTATCGCACAGCGACGACGCTCGAGAGTTG GCTTTAGTTGCTAATCTGACTGCCGAGGCATCTCAGTGCATACCCACAAACTGGCCAGACGGAAACCCAACGATGTTGCTACCAGGTCGTTATCTCCTAGACTTTGAGTCAAGACGTATGGTAACGACGAACTATGCTTATGCCAGTAAAATGGAAATAACGCACAACAAACGCAACGAGAATCCAAAAGTGTTCACCTTTGAATACCTCGAACCGTTCCAAAACGGCTCCTGTCATCAGTACCATAACTGTCTTCACTGTCTAACAGATTCGTCTTGTGGGTGGTGCGAAATAACGAACAAGTGCATGTCTAGATCATCGAACGAGACTGAAAACTGCGCAGCTAACGTTGAGTGGGACGACGATGGACAGCCAATAAGCGAATGGCACTACCTCACTATAACACCTTCAACCTGTGCCAATTGCTCTAATTACATTTCATGTGAATCGTGTGTTGGAAGCAATCTGTGCGAGTGGTGGACCGAGGAAGCTAAATGCGCAAGAATTGGCCGTCTACCTAATGCTGTCGCTAGCGTTGATCGCTGCCCTGTACCGTGTAGGCAGAGGTCCAGTTGTACCCAATGCCTCGACGAAAGAGGACGATGCGTTTGGTGCGAGGCCACACAAGagtgtttttcattctcagtTTACACATCTGAGTATCAGTTTGGTCTCTGCAGAGAGTGGATGGACCAGGCCGGCTTGATGGGAATAACTTCAAGGTCGAGTTCAACACTGACTGGTATTGATCAGTGCAAGAGCTGCGGGCGACACGCAAACTGCTCGAGTTGTCTTCATTCCCTGAGCTGTGGCTGGTGCTACAGCTTGGAAAATCCTATCACAGGAGTCTGTGTTCAAGGTGATTTCAATCAACCCCATGTAAATTGCAGCGCAGCCATTAATGCCAGACAAAACTCTACTCTAAATCCCGAGAACGCTGGATGGGCCTACGCCCAATGCCCGGATGTCGATGAGTGCGATCTCGGCCTTCACGATTGTCACCCTAACGCCGCCTGTACAAACACCCATGGGAGTTTCAGTTGCCAGTGTAAGAGAGGCTTCAATGGAGACGGACGGGAAAACTGCACCAAAACTTGTTACGAAAAATGTGTTAACGGATACTGCAGTGAAGCACCCGATTATAAGTGCGAGTGTAATTTGGGATGGACTGGACCAGACTGTAGGACCAACTGTGGATGCTATAATCATTCCACTTGCGTTCAGGGTCCTGGTGTTTGCGACGAGTGCCAAAATTGGACGACTGGAAAATACTGCGAAGAGTGCAAGGCTGGGAGCTTTGGAAATGCTACCACAAGCTTGGGGTGTAGCAAGTGCAATTGCAACGAACATGGCGATAAGGATAGTGGCGTTTGCGACCGACAGACTGGGATTTGCTTCTGCAGGGATAACACCAAAggaaataattgtgaattatGTGAAATGGGGTACTATGGGGATCCGAGGAACGGAGGAATGTGCTATTACGGCTGCATGGCCAGGGGTATGCTAGGTGGTGAAACTGCCGGAAGACAGGGACTGGGAAGCAGACACTCGCAG GTAGCTCTTTTGGAAACGCAACAAGGAGGACCACCGACCAGAGAATGTCTCTGGATAGTGAGCCCAGCATCCGGACTTTCTCCTGACACGATGACGCCAAGTATACAAAGTGTTATACAATTTACGCTTCATGACGATATCGATATAAGCTGCCAGGAAAACAGTGTATACGTTTATGATGGTCTTCCTGATTTTGTGTCCACCACAACTAGCCACCAGAGTCAACTCCTTGGCGTTTATTGCACAGAGAGTACCAACTACCCTGTGACTGTTGAAGCGAAATCAGGATTTCTAACTGTGCACTATAAGCAGCTCGACGACGTTGAAGGTTTCAACGCAAGCTACGTCGTTATGACTTGTAACAATTGCCCTGACAATCGAGAGTGCAGAAATGGTAACTGCTTGTGCAAAACTGGATTCGTTGGTATAAATTGCGACATTGAACTCTGTCCAAACAATTGTACTGCGTTGAAGAAACAAGGCATATGCGATAAGAGCTATGGTCATTGTGCATGTACCTCTGGATATGGGGGTCGCGATTGTTCGGTCAAAATAAAGGAAAACCAATTGGTTTTTACGGAGTTATTTAACTCGGAATACCTTGCTGACAATCTTGATCATCTTCGAAAAACTTTGCCCAGATTTGGCCATAGTCTCGTCGCCGATCGCAGAGGAAGCCTTTGGATGTTTGGTGGTTATTCTCTCAGTAACGGACCCCTCAATGATATCAGACTGTTTGATACGAAAAACAATACTTGGATGCCGGTTACCGTTGAGTCAACATCCGAGGCGTCGATGCCTCAAGGACGATACTTCCATGCCGCGGAAATAGTTCACAGTAGACAGCAGATTTACGTCTATGGTGGTCTTTCGGTGAAGGAGGAGGGTGTGCAAGGATTGTCTAACAACACGCTAGATGACTTTTGGAAATTTAGTCTGCAAAATCAGAGATGGAGTCATATTTCTCAGGATGCTTCTAAAAAAGAACCACCTCCATTGGCTGGACACACTTTGACCCTTAGGAGAGATGGAGAATCGGAAAGTCTGATACTTGTTGGTGGATTTAGCCCGAAATATGGATATCTTGAGACCGTTTGGGAGTTTAATTTGGAGTCTGAGACATGGGACACTATTAATACTACTGGAAATGGTCCGTTGGGTGTTTACGGGCATTCGACTGTTTATCATGCAAGATCCGAGAGTTTTTACGTGTTCGGAGGATATACCTATTCCATAAACAGAACCTTCATCTCCAACAAACTTTACGCGTTAAATTACAAAACACGGGTTTGGTCTGTGCTTCCTCCATTCATTGATGAACTAACTGATGGGAGTAGCTTG CCACAAGCTCGTTTTCTTCACTCTGCGGTTACAACGGATGAGTATATGGTAATTTTTGGAGGTCGTCAGTATCCACGTAATACGACAGATTCGTTAATAGCCTACAAATATTCGTGCAATCTATGGATACGCTTGATAACTACAGACATGGAGATCATAGGAACACCACCACCTCCTGCTTATGCTCACGCAATGACGCATGCAGACCCAGAAACTAACGCTATCTACGTCGTAGGAGGATTTGACGGTGGAATTAAAAGTCACGTAACGCTGATAAACATACCTGAAGATCTTTGCAGTCTTTGGACAGATAAACCAACCTgtcgaaaatattttggatgcTCATTCTGCGCCGTCACCACTCTATCAGGGACAAATGCGACTTACTGTTTCTCTAATGAAAATCTTGACAATAAAGAAGACAA GTGCGACGTTAACGTCACACAGGCACAGCGGTCTAATGGATTATTCTGTAACGCGGACTGGATGGCGTCAAGGACGTGtgcgaattttaaaacttgtacCGAGTGTTTGGCGCAGTGGCCTTATTTCAAAGGAGATGAGCCTGTCTGTAAATGGTGTAAAAATTGTCCACATGGAAAGTGCATACCAGCAGAAAAGGAATGCAATGATCAGAAAAAGTGTAATCTCTCCGTAAGCGATGTCAATCAATGCGGAGAGAGGCAATGTCCGGCTAGTGATTGTGAGAAGTGTAAAAGCCTTGGGAACTGTGTCTGGACCAGACAAGTATTAAAAACTT TTGAGCTCGGCATCAAAGTGTCCGCAGAACCTGTGTATGACTGGAATTGCGTCGCTGAAGATATATTCAACAGATCCagcataaaaatgaaaaatactccGCAGGATCAGTGTGACAGCCGATGCAGTGATCATAAGGATTGTAAGAACTGTCTTAAGGGCACAGGAGCTGAAGGTGGATGGAGCGAATGTCGATGGTCAACACAGCTAAACGAG TGCATCTCGCCTTCGTATCAACCTCTTTATTGTGCTGGAGGTGTGTGCGGTTTGGTGCTTCGAGGGGCAGATTCTGATCACTGTCCCGAGCCGTGTGAAACTTTTAAGCAATGCAGTACCTGTTTGAAACATGCGCACTGCGGATGGTGCTCACTTGATTCCCAAAACATAACAGGGCAAGGAATATGTACCGAGGGATCCCTTGAAGCCCCTGCGGAACATCCAGCTGGTGGAACCTGTGAGATGTTATACGACCAGTTATATGCAACGCCGGAGACAC CTACTACACCAGCTTCTGTACCGCAACTATCTGATTCTACTGAAGAAAAAGACAATGCAACAATGCCTATACCAGCCATAGTTATTCCTCCGAAATTTTCATGGCACTATGTGAGCTGCCCTCCAGAAAACGAGTGCAACAATGGTCATCACACCTGCTCACCACAAAGCGAACAGTGCGTCGATATGGAAGAGGGATTCAAATGCATCTGTGGTTCTGGATACAAGTCTGAAAA CACCACAGCTGTCAATGAGTTTGGAAG GAGTATCTGCGTTCCTGTTTGTTCGCAAGGTTGTGTCCGAGGCACGTGCATTGAGCCCGATGTCTGTCGTTGCGATTTTGGCTATGTGGGTGCAAACTGTTCTATTCAGTGTCAGTGCAACGGTCACAGCAACTGTGCTGGACCCGATAAACTGGATGTGTGTCTGGAGTGCCACAACAACACAATGGGTCCCCAGTGCGAGAAATGCTTACCACTGTTTGTCGGCAATCCGGCGGACAACGGGCAGTGTGTACCCTGCTTGGATTACTGCAGTGGGCATACTCACGTCTGTATCAACGAAAGCATGATTGTAACC GATCCGAGTGAGGTAGGAAAAATGTCTCCGGAAATGTTGATGGAGAAATTAGTTGAGGGACCGATAGCTAATGCGAGATGTGTCGAGTGCAAGAATAACACAAAAGGAGATAAGTGTGCGGAATGCATCAGTGGGAATTTTAGGGGTACCGAAGACCTTAGAGACGTTTGCAGACC CTGTGAGTGTCACGGTCATGGAGATACGTGCGATGCAGTGACAGGTGAGAAATGTAATTGTGGCAACAATACAGAGAGTGAGCAGAACTGCGCGAGTGGTCCGATAAAAGCAGCTAATACTGGAGCCACCCCCTGCTGGATGGTTCAGTGCAGTAAGTGTCGGGAAAATTATGCTGGAACACCGACGATGGGTCACCAATGTTACAAGACCGTTACTGTCGACAACAAGATGTGCTTCGATTCGAAATTAATAG ACTTGCACCATGCTTTTATGTCCGGAGGATCACATG ATGAGTGCAAAGTCAAACCCAAACCGCTGAACCCAGGACAAACTGTATTCTACATGGTTCAGCCAAGGTTCATGAATGTTGATATCCGAGTTATGGTTGATGTCACTCAAGGTGCACTAGACCTCTTTCTTAGTCCCAGAGACGACTCTTTTGTTGTCAGTTTGAACAGCTCTACGGGATATCAGGAC gTCGAGCTGGATAGTCGGTTCAAAGTACGCAATGACTATCACGACGACTGGTTAGATAATCACCCTTACAACAGGATGCGGAGGGTTGAATTCCACCCTCAAGAATCCTCGTCTTCTCAGTCGAACGGTACAACAACAACGGAAAGTAACTGGAACTCAGCGGCTCAGTACATTGTAATGGAACGTTACGCAGAGGGTCTGGCAACCTTTGTGACGGTAGAACAGCGTAACACTTTCCTAGTGATAAGAAACCTGACGAACAGACTGGTTCTCACATTGCCACAGGACAGGCACGAGCTTGGCCAGACAAAATTCCATATAGCACTTCGTGCCATAGACGCTCCGAGCCCAGAAATAAACGGCAGAGCCGCTTACGGCATGATTTTCTTCAGGCAGGACCAGCTTCATATCGAcctttttgtatttttctcgGTATTTTTCTCCTGTTTCTTCCTTTTCCTAGCAGCGTGTGTAGTTGCTTGGAAGACAAAGCAGGCAGCAGATATCAGGCGCGCTCGGAGACGACACGTGGTCGAGATGCTGCACATGGCTAAACGCCCGTTTGCTTCCGCCACTATTTTATATGACAGGGACGGCTGCAGCGGTCTTAGTCCCAGCTCTCCTCTTAGGAAAGGACGGCGTAGTAAACAGATGAACTTTCACAGTGACGTCAGACCTGTCGCTGTTGAACCTACAGACGACGGGGTTGCCGCTGTCGCGACTGTTTTTATTCGCCTACCTGGAGGACGACAGGCACCCGTTAAACTTGCTCTGGGTAGTTCTCTCATTTTATTGGCACGTGTTCATCCTGTTAATGGGAGAGCGTTTTTGAGACGCAGGAATAGCCATGCGccaaattaa